From Haloarcula rubripromontorii, the proteins below share one genomic window:
- a CDS encoding CoA-binding protein — translation MPVTSDDELREILELDRVAVVGCSTSPGKDAHEIPKYLNEQGYEVIPVNPFADEIFGQTAYDSLAEIPSDIDIIDVFRPSDEVSDIVDAALERDDDAIIWLQLGIHDDEAVERAEAAGRRVVQDRCMKPTHQQLMA, via the coding sequence ATGCCCGTTACTTCGGATGACGAACTCCGAGAGATTCTCGAACTGGACCGCGTTGCCGTCGTCGGCTGCTCGACCAGCCCCGGCAAGGACGCACACGAGATTCCGAAGTACCTCAACGAACAGGGGTACGAAGTGATACCGGTCAATCCCTTCGCTGACGAGATATTCGGGCAGACGGCCTACGACTCACTGGCGGAGATTCCCAGTGATATAGACATCATCGACGTCTTCAGGCCCAGTGACGAGGTCAGCGATATCGTCGACGCGGCCCTAGAACGCGACGACGACGCCATCATCTGGCTCCAGCTCGGCATCCACGACGACGAGGCCGTCGAACGCGCCGAAGCGGCCGGCCGCCGCGTCGTCCAGGACCGCTGTATGAAGCCAACACACCAGCAACTGATGGCCTGA
- a CDS encoding BolA/IbaG family iron-sulfur metabolism protein translates to MDEAAVAELIEDALPEAQATVTTPRDPDDDKHYAVRVVSPAFEGESLVDQHQLVHDALGEHLTRDIHAIELTTLTPEEAE, encoded by the coding sequence ATGGACGAGGCTGCGGTCGCCGAACTGATCGAGGACGCGCTTCCGGAAGCACAGGCGACGGTTACCACGCCGCGGGACCCCGACGACGACAAACATTACGCCGTACGCGTTGTTTCGCCGGCGTTCGAGGGCGAGTCGCTGGTCGACCAGCACCAGCTCGTCCACGACGCGCTGGGGGAGCATCTCACGCGCGACATCCACGCCATCGAGCTGACGACGCTGACGCCCGAGGAAGCCGAGTAA
- the cdd gene encoding cytidine deaminase, whose product MEELLDAARDAIDEAYAPYSEYTVGAALETSDGSVYTGCNIENANYSNSLHAEEVAIGAAVSDGHQSFERVAVTSGKRDGVTPCGMCRQTFSEFCDESFEIITDGDEPTVYELGELLPTTITSDHLDK is encoded by the coding sequence ATGGAGGAGCTCCTCGACGCAGCGAGAGATGCTATCGACGAAGCGTACGCGCCGTACTCGGAGTACACCGTCGGCGCAGCGCTGGAAACGAGTGACGGTAGCGTCTACACCGGCTGTAACATCGAGAACGCGAACTACAGTAACAGCTTACATGCCGAAGAGGTGGCCATCGGTGCGGCTGTCAGCGACGGGCACCAGTCGTTCGAGCGCGTCGCGGTCACCTCTGGCAAGCGAGACGGCGTCACTCCCTGTGGGATGTGCCGCCAGACGTTCAGCGAGTTCTGTGACGAGTCGTTCGAGATCATCACCGACGGCGACGAGCCGACGGTGTACGAACTCGGGGAGCTCCTGCCGACGACAATCACCAGCGACCATCTCGACAAATGA
- a CDS encoding nucleoside phosphorylase — protein sequence MTSDSEDPNDDVQYHLEVGEDDVADSVLLPGNPERVEKVVDYWDDHDIVAEHREYRTATGTHDGTPISVTSTGIGGPSAAIALEELARVGADSFIRVGSCGAIQEEASIGDLVITTGAVRQEGTSKEYVREDYPASADHRIVSALVAAAEELGYDYHLGVTCSTDSFYAGQSRPGFEDFEASGSDERIAALQEAGVLNFEMEAATILTLANLYGLRAGAVCTVYANRVTGEFRTEGERKAAKCASLAVSYLAEMDTAVEEADADGWHAGLSIER from the coding sequence ATGACAAGCGATAGTGAAGACCCGAACGACGACGTACAGTACCATCTGGAAGTAGGCGAGGACGATGTGGCCGACAGCGTCCTGCTTCCGGGGAACCCGGAGCGCGTCGAAAAGGTCGTCGACTACTGGGACGACCACGACATCGTCGCCGAACACCGCGAGTACCGCACGGCGACGGGCACTCACGACGGGACGCCCATTTCCGTGACCTCGACGGGTATCGGCGGCCCGTCGGCCGCAATCGCGCTCGAAGAACTGGCCCGCGTCGGCGCTGATTCGTTTATCCGGGTCGGCTCCTGCGGGGCCATCCAGGAAGAAGCCAGTATCGGCGACCTCGTCATCACGACCGGCGCGGTGCGACAGGAGGGGACGAGCAAGGAGTACGTCCGCGAGGACTATCCCGCCAGCGCCGACCACCGGATCGTTTCGGCACTCGTCGCCGCCGCCGAGGAACTCGGCTACGACTACCACCTCGGCGTCACCTGCTCGACAGACAGTTTCTACGCCGGGCAGTCACGCCCCGGCTTCGAGGACTTCGAGGCCAGCGGCAGCGACGAACGCATCGCGGCGCTTCAGGAGGCCGGCGTCCTCAACTTCGAGATGGAGGCCGCGACGATTCTCACGCTTGCGAACCTGTACGGCCTGCGGGCCGGCGCTGTCTGTACGGTGTACGCCAACCGCGTCACCGGCGAGTTCCGCACCGAAGGGGAGCGCAAAGCTGCAAAATGTGCCAGTCTCGCCGTGTCGTATCTCGCCGAGATGGACACGGCCGTGGAGGAGGCCGACGCCGACGGCTGGCACGCCGGTCTGTCTATCGAGCGCTAG
- a CDS encoding DUF5786 family protein, which translates to MGFGSYDESEQKDNDVDADDSDGVAVHENDHDGSVSFETEATTSDLVDKLGDMKDEDEE; encoded by the coding sequence ATGGGCTTTGGTAGCTACGATGAATCCGAACAGAAGGACAACGACGTAGATGCAGATGACAGCGATGGCGTTGCGGTCCACGAGAACGACCACGACGGGTCGGTCTCCTTCGAGACGGAGGCGACCACGAGCGACCTCGTCGACAAGCTCGGCGACATGAAAGACGAAGACGAAGAGTAA
- a CDS encoding ThuA domain-containing protein produces the protein MVAVTVWNENRHERATGPANAMYPDGIHTTLAEMLTSYGHTVQTATLDDPADGLTETVLTDTDVLLWWGDVAHDAVSDAAASRVEQAVRDGMGFIPLHSSHESKPFEALIGGTGTLRWREEGEREYVWVVKASHPITDGLPEEFELERAEIYGKGFDLPIPDTLVTVSWCDDGTVFPSGCCYYRGAGRIFYFQPGHETFPVYHRPVVQKLLHNAVAWAAPNESDHPIAGQS, from the coding sequence ATGGTTGCAGTCACCGTGTGGAACGAAAACCGGCATGAGCGGGCGACAGGCCCTGCCAATGCGATGTACCCCGACGGGATCCACACGACGTTGGCTGAGATGCTTACTTCCTACGGCCACACCGTTCAGACAGCGACACTTGATGACCCTGCCGACGGACTCACCGAGACGGTACTCACCGACACTGATGTGTTACTGTGGTGGGGCGATGTCGCACATGATGCCGTCAGCGATGCGGCTGCGAGCCGCGTCGAGCAGGCTGTCCGTGACGGCATGGGGTTCATTCCGCTCCACTCCAGCCACGAATCGAAGCCGTTCGAGGCGCTTATCGGCGGAACTGGTACCCTGCGCTGGCGCGAAGAGGGCGAGCGTGAGTACGTCTGGGTCGTCAAAGCGAGCCATCCTATCACCGACGGACTTCCCGAGGAGTTCGAACTCGAACGTGCCGAGATCTACGGAAAGGGGTTCGACCTACCGATACCTGACACCCTGGTGACTGTAAGTTGGTGTGACGACGGCACGGTATTTCCCAGCGGGTGTTGTTACTACCGTGGTGCAGGGCGGATATTCTACTTCCAGCCCGGTCACGAGACGTTTCCGGTGTACCACCGGCCAGTCGTCCAGAAGCTCTTGCACAACGCCGTTGCGTGGGCCGCGCCGAATGAGAGCGACCACCCCATCGCCGGACAGTCCTGA
- a CDS encoding winged helix-turn-helix transcriptional regulator, which yields MSDSPEKLSVWCAGEDWCPITTTASLIGKKWHPVIIHRLLDNGPSGFNELKENVDGISSKVLSDSLEDLQEKGLVDREVINEQPFRVNYSLTEHGESLESVITEMAAWGETYLQEPTEADEPAE from the coding sequence ATGAGCGATTCACCGGAGAAGCTCTCCGTCTGGTGTGCTGGCGAGGACTGGTGTCCCATAACCACGACGGCGTCCCTTATCGGGAAGAAGTGGCACCCCGTTATCATCCACCGACTGCTTGATAACGGCCCCTCAGGATTTAACGAACTCAAGGAGAACGTCGACGGTATTTCGTCCAAAGTGCTCTCTGACAGCCTCGAAGACCTGCAGGAGAAGGGCCTCGTCGACCGCGAAGTAATCAACGAACAGCCGTTTCGCGTCAATTACTCGCTCACCGAACACGGGGAGTCATTGGAGTCCGTAATCACCGAAATGGCAGCGTGGGGCGAGACCTACCTGCAGGAACCGACAGAGGCTGATGAGCCCGCAGAGTAG
- a CDS encoding phosphopentomutase/phosphoglucosamine mutase: MELFGTAGIRGDVVSKVTPDLALRVGQATGQDGETFVLGYDGRVTSPALADAMAAGLQSAGARVIRIGRVPTPTLAYASQGRHGVMITASHNPPTDNGIKVFANGTEYGDDDETRIEGRIEDGSTPTTWRDWGETESVDYLDEYRGAVADYAESLGGDPSGLTVAVDCGNGMASVATPQVLRELGADVLATEANVDGTFPGRESKPTPETLADFREFVAESDADFGFGHDGDADRIVVVDAAGEVIHEDTILAMLAEHYTRAADVSDPVVVTTPNASGRIDERVEAAGGRVERIHLGSLHVGIADVRADATDETEVVFAAEPWKHIHTAFGGWIDGVASAAVLTRLFAEQSVADRRALISERPYEKVSVECPDDAKTETMERLESSLPDVFPEAAVSTEYGVRLSFDDGSWTLVRPSGTEPYVRVYAESDDIDALVADTTQAVRDAVEAVSAADA; the protein is encoded by the coding sequence CGAAGGTAACGCCGGACCTCGCACTGCGAGTTGGGCAGGCTACTGGGCAGGACGGCGAGACGTTCGTGCTGGGGTACGACGGGCGCGTGACCTCACCGGCGCTCGCTGATGCGATGGCCGCAGGCCTGCAAAGCGCCGGCGCGCGCGTCATCAGGATCGGCCGCGTGCCGACGCCGACGCTGGCGTACGCCTCACAGGGCCGCCACGGCGTGATGATCACCGCGAGCCACAATCCGCCGACGGACAACGGCATCAAGGTGTTCGCCAACGGCACAGAGTACGGCGACGACGACGAGACACGCATCGAGGGACGAATCGAGGACGGCTCGACGCCGACGACCTGGCGGGACTGGGGCGAGACAGAGTCGGTCGATTACCTCGACGAGTATCGAGGCGCTGTCGCTGACTACGCCGAGTCGCTCGGTGGCGACCCGTCAGGGCTGACGGTAGCAGTCGACTGCGGGAACGGGATGGCCAGCGTGGCGACGCCGCAGGTCCTCCGAGAACTGGGGGCCGACGTACTGGCGACGGAGGCAAACGTTGACGGAACCTTCCCCGGCCGCGAGAGCAAGCCCACGCCGGAGACGCTGGCCGATTTCCGCGAATTCGTCGCCGAGTCAGACGCCGACTTCGGGTTCGGCCACGACGGCGACGCCGACCGTATCGTCGTCGTCGATGCCGCCGGCGAGGTCATCCACGAGGACACGATACTCGCGATGCTGGCCGAACACTACACGCGTGCCGCGGACGTATCGGACCCAGTCGTCGTGACGACACCCAACGCCTCCGGCCGAATCGACGAGCGGGTCGAGGCTGCCGGCGGCCGCGTCGAGCGCATCCACCTCGGCTCCCTCCACGTGGGAATCGCCGACGTTCGCGCGGACGCAACCGATGAAACCGAGGTCGTCTTCGCCGCAGAACCATGGAAACACATCCACACCGCCTTCGGTGGCTGGATCGACGGTGTTGCGAGCGCGGCTGTGCTGACGCGTCTGTTCGCCGAACAGAGCGTCGCTGACAGGCGGGCCCTCATCTCCGAACGGCCGTACGAGAAGGTGAGCGTTGAGTGTCCCGACGACGCCAAAACCGAGACGATGGAGCGACTGGAATCCAGCCTGCCAGATGTGTTCCCTGAAGCGGCTGTCTCGACCGAATACGGCGTCCGGCTCTCCTTCGACGACGGGTCGTGGACGCTCGTCCGCCCGAGCGGCACCGAGCCGTACGTCCGGGTGTACGCAGAGAGCGACGACATCGACGCGCTGGTCGCCGACACCACACAGGCGGTCCGCGACGCCGTTGAGGCTGTCAGCGCCGCCGACGCCTGA
- a CDS encoding thiol-disulfide oxidoreductase DCC family protein — MSDATLVYDDDCGFCTWWADFIDERSDLEIVGFSKLGDDLLERLPEDYESCSHLVTEEDVYSCGESIETALTYTDMGKAARPVRSFLRQFKDYERFRERAYRRVADNRSKWGKVMSKTPPARRNDAD, encoded by the coding sequence ATGAGCGACGCAACGCTCGTCTACGACGACGACTGCGGTTTCTGTACGTGGTGGGCGGACTTCATCGACGAGCGGTCCGACCTCGAAATTGTCGGCTTCTCTAAGCTTGGAGACGACCTGCTGGAGCGACTCCCAGAGGACTACGAGTCCTGTTCGCATCTGGTGACCGAGGAGGACGTGTATTCCTGCGGGGAATCTATCGAGACAGCGCTCACCTACACCGACATGGGCAAGGCGGCTCGGCCGGTGCGCTCGTTTCTCCGGCAGTTCAAGGACTACGAGCGATTCCGCGAGCGGGCCTATCGGCGGGTCGCAGATAACCGTTCGAAGTGGGGGAAGGTCATGTCGAAGACGCCGCCAGCGCGCAGGAACGACGCGGACTGA
- a CDS encoding beta-CASP ribonuclease aCPSF1, with protein MSSADETLDRIKAQVEEETPDDIEIESVAFEGPELVIYTPDAQTVANRDGIVRNLAQTLRKRINVRPTQEALVPPNEARTRITQTIPEDAGVQNLDFDRQTGEVFIEAEKPGRVIGRHGATLDEISASVGWTPEVVRTPPMESSTVSNVRNYLKQEREERRDILQRVGRQINRPTTSDEDWVRLTTLGCCREVGRAAFILSTPESRILIDCGDKPGAEGEVPYLQAPEALAAGPNSLDAVVLTHAHLDHSALIPILFKYGYDGPIYTTAPTRDLMGLLQLDYLDVASKEGRTPPYESQQVRDALKHTIPLEFGNVTDIAPDIKLTMHNAGHILGSAVCHFHIGEGRYNVAFSGDIHYKDTRLLDGAVNDFPRVETLVLESTYGGKNDYQTDQSDSERVLRDVINEAHENDGKVLIPAFAVGRSQELMLVLEEAMRKGDIPTMPVYLDGMIREATAIHTAYPEYLRDDLRQRILYEDENPFLAEQFEQVDGGDEMRRDIADDEPSIILTTSGMVTGGPVMSWLRLLGSDPDNTMAFVGYQAEGTLGRQIQRGQDEVTLGDTSGPRAERVSLRLNVETVDGFSGHADRQGLESFVETMHPRPEKILCVHGDASTTNQLSSALYQKFNMRTHNPKNLETFRLS; from the coding sequence ATGAGTTCCGCAGACGAGACACTTGATCGAATTAAAGCACAGGTCGAAGAAGAGACACCGGACGACATTGAAATCGAATCTGTCGCGTTCGAGGGACCGGAACTAGTTATTTACACGCCGGACGCGCAGACGGTCGCCAACCGCGACGGTATCGTCAGAAACCTCGCACAGACGCTGCGGAAACGAATCAACGTTCGCCCCACGCAAGAAGCCCTCGTCCCGCCGAACGAAGCGCGGACTCGAATCACCCAGACGATTCCCGAGGATGCTGGCGTCCAGAACCTGGATTTCGACCGCCAGACCGGCGAAGTGTTCATCGAAGCGGAAAAGCCCGGCCGCGTCATCGGCCGCCACGGGGCAACCCTCGACGAAATCTCCGCCTCCGTCGGCTGGACCCCGGAAGTCGTCCGGACGCCGCCGATGGAGTCTTCGACGGTCTCGAACGTCCGGAACTACCTCAAGCAAGAACGCGAAGAACGGCGGGACATCCTCCAGCGTGTCGGTCGCCAGATCAACCGGCCCACCACGAGCGACGAGGACTGGGTTCGGCTCACGACGCTCGGCTGCTGTCGTGAAGTCGGTCGCGCCGCCTTCATCCTCTCGACGCCGGAGTCCCGAATCCTCATCGACTGCGGTGACAAACCCGGTGCTGAGGGGGAGGTTCCGTACCTCCAGGCACCCGAAGCCCTCGCGGCGGGGCCGAATTCCCTCGATGCCGTCGTCCTGACCCACGCTCACCTGGACCACTCCGCGCTCATCCCCATCCTGTTCAAGTACGGCTACGACGGGCCGATATACACGACCGCGCCGACACGGGACCTGATGGGCCTGCTCCAGCTTGACTACCTCGACGTGGCCTCGAAGGAAGGCCGGACACCGCCGTACGAGAGCCAGCAGGTCCGAGACGCGCTGAAACACACGATTCCGCTGGAATTTGGCAACGTCACCGACATCGCGCCGGACATCAAACTCACGATGCACAACGCCGGGCACATTCTGGGCTCGGCGGTGTGTCACTTCCACATCGGCGAGGGTCGGTACAACGTCGCCTTCTCCGGGGACATCCACTACAAAGATACCCGCCTGCTCGACGGCGCGGTCAACGACTTCCCGCGAGTCGAGACACTCGTGCTTGAGTCGACCTACGGTGGGAAAAACGACTACCAGACCGACCAGTCCGACTCCGAGCGGGTCCTCCGGGACGTGATCAACGAGGCCCACGAGAACGACGGCAAGGTGCTGATTCCGGCCTTCGCCGTGGGTCGGTCGCAGGAACTCATGCTCGTCCTCGAAGAGGCGATGCGAAAGGGCGACATCCCGACGATGCCGGTGTACCTCGACGGGATGATCCGAGAGGCGACGGCCATCCACACCGCGTATCCGGAGTACCTCCGGGACGACCTCCGCCAGCGGATCCTCTACGAGGACGAGAACCCGTTCCTCGCCGAGCAGTTCGAACAGGTCGACGGCGGCGACGAGATGCGACGGGACATCGCCGACGACGAACCGTCTATCATTCTGACGACCTCCGGGATGGTCACCGGCGGTCCCGTGATGTCCTGGCTCCGACTGCTGGGCAGCGACCCGGACAACACGATGGCGTTCGTCGGCTATCAGGCTGAGGGGACGCTCGGTCGTCAGATACAGCGGGGCCAAGACGAGGTCACCCTCGGCGACACGAGCGGGCCACGCGCCGAACGGGTGAGTCTCAGACTCAACGTGGAGACGGTCGACGGCTTCTCCGGCCACGCCGACCGGCAGGGCCTCGAATCGTTCGTCGAGACAATGCATCCGCGGCCGGAGAAAATCCTCTGTGTCCACGGTGACGCGTCAACGACGAACCAACTGTCCTCGGCGCTGTACCAGAAGTTCAACATGCGGACCCACAACCCGAAGAACCTCGAAACGTTCCGGCTGTCCTAA
- a CDS encoding glutaredoxin family protein: protein MAFEPEELSPEEVTDQVDSVIEDNEVVLFMKGNELMPQCGYSKKALALLQQHRDDIETVDVLKATDAYREALERHSGRETIPQTFVDGEFIGGSDILEQLHERGELGEKVGQ from the coding sequence ATGGCATTCGAGCCCGAAGAACTCTCGCCGGAAGAGGTCACGGATCAGGTAGACAGCGTCATCGAAGACAACGAGGTTGTGCTGTTCATGAAAGGCAACGAGCTGATGCCACAGTGTGGCTACTCGAAGAAGGCCCTCGCACTGCTGCAACAGCACCGCGACGACATCGAGACAGTGGACGTGCTCAAGGCGACCGATGCCTATCGGGAGGCTCTAGAGCGCCACAGCGGACGCGAGACGATTCCACAGACGTTCGTCGACGGGGAGTTCATCGGCGGCAGCGACATCCTCGAACAGCTTCACGAGCGCGGCGAACTCGGCGAAAAAGTCGGTCAGTAA
- a CDS encoding NAD(P)/FAD-dependent oxidoreductase, with protein MTENVVVLGSGYAGAGAIKSFEDEVDGETDVDITWISETDYHLVLHESHRCIRDPSVQENIAIPVHEIKQPSTEFIQDEVVGIDTDAQEVDLADSDAVEYDYLLVGLGSQTAFFGIDGLEEYALTLKSLDDALDIHDKIQQAAREASTNDPAQVVIGGAGLSGIQTAGEVAEFRDEHNAPIDIHLVEGLXQVLPNSDPELQGALRKRLEAADVNIKCGEFIGEVDEATVYIGDEDELDYDVLVWTGGITGRDCMQDVDLDKDERNHRVHAEGNFQTEDERVFAIGDSALIDQPGDQPAPPTAQAAWQAAEVAGENLARAVRGQPLKTWTHKDKGTVVSVGEKAVAHDVVNVPVETFGGLPAKLLKKAIAARWINDVTGVGRAAKAWPDM; from the coding sequence ATGACAGAGAACGTGGTCGTGCTCGGGTCGGGGTATGCCGGCGCGGGGGCAATAAAGAGTTTCGAGGACGAGGTAGACGGAGAGACGGATGTCGATATCACGTGGATTTCTGAGACGGATTATCATCTGGTCTTGCACGAGTCCCACCGCTGCATTCGGGACCCAAGCGTCCAGGAGAACATCGCTATTCCCGTTCACGAGATCAAACAGCCCTCGACCGAATTCATTCAGGACGAGGTCGTCGGCATCGACACCGACGCCCAGGAAGTCGACCTCGCTGACTCCGATGCCGTCGAGTACGACTACCTGCTCGTGGGCTTGGGCTCTCAGACCGCGTTCTTCGGCATCGACGGACTCGAAGAGTACGCCCTGACGCTCAAGAGCCTCGACGACGCCCTCGACATCCACGACAAGATTCAGCAGGCGGCCCGCGAAGCCTCGACGAACGACCCCGCRCAGGTCGTCATCGGCGGCGCTGGCCTCTCTGGKATTCAGACCGCCGGCGAGGTCGCCGAGTTCCGCGACGAACACAACGCGCCAATCGACATCCACCTGGTCGAAGGCCTCGAKCAGGTCYTGCCCAACAGCGACCCGGAACTTCAGGGTGCCCTGCGCAAGCGCCTMGAGGCCGCCGACGTGAACATCAAGTGCGGGGAGTTCATCGGCGAGGTCGACGAGGCGACGGTGTACATCGGCGACGAGGACGAACTGGACTACGACGTGCTGGTCTGGACGGGCGGTATCACCGGCCGGGATTGCATGCAGGACGTGGATCTGGACAAGGACGAGCGCAACCACCGCGTCCACGCAGAAGGGAATTTCCAGACCGAGGACGAGCGGGTCTTTGCCATCGGCGATTCGGCACTCATCGACCAACCGGGCGACCAGCCCGCGCCACCGACCGCGCAGGCCGCCTGGCAAGCCGCCGAAGTCGCAGGCGAGAACCTGGCTCGCGCCGTCCGAGGGCAGCCGCTGAAGACGTGGACCCACAAGGACAAGGGGACGGTTGTCTCCGTCGGCGAGAAGGCCGTCGCCCACGACGTGGTGAACGTCCCTGTGGAAACCTTCGGCGGGCTACCCGCAAAACTGCTGAAAAAGGCGATTGCCGCCCGCTGGATCAACGACGTGACCGGCGTCGGTCGGGCCGCCAAGGCCTGGCCTGACATGTGA
- a CDS encoding DHH family phosphoesterase, whose product MRPATELENLLGKADSLTIVCHNNPDPDCLASALALGRIAAAIGIDERRILYSGEISHQQNRSFVNLLEMDLREFDPADVTDRESSELLAFVDHSIPGSNNRVPEDVSVDIVIDHHPAEDIAATFVDHREEIGATATILTEYLRDLDIDLDDRLATALLFAIRRETLGFLRGVTADEYGAAGFLTDTADSDLLRQLSSPSVSGATVDAIADAIANRTVRGSVLISHVGRTGERDALPQAADYLATLEGVETAIVFGIVEDAIQLSARSTDSRVNIGDVLSESLGDVGSAGGHREMAGGEVPLGIFADYTSDDTVLVDIVEQVISARLFAGLNLSEES is encoded by the coding sequence ATGCGCCCTGCAACGGAACTCGAAAACCTGCTTGGAAAAGCCGACTCACTCACTATCGTCTGTCACAACAACCCCGACCCCGACTGTCTTGCCAGCGCGCTCGCGCTCGGTCGCATCGCGGCCGCCATCGGCATCGACGAGCGACGAATCCTCTACAGCGGCGAGATTTCACACCAGCAGAACCGCTCGTTCGTCAATCTGCTGGAGATGGACCTCCGGGAGTTCGACCCGGCCGACGTGACCGACCGTGAGTCCTCGGAACTGCTTGCTTTCGTTGACCACTCGATTCCGGGGTCGAACAACCGGGTCCCCGAAGACGTCTCGGTCGACATCGTCATCGACCATCACCCAGCCGAGGATATCGCAGCCACGTTCGTCGACCACCGGGAGGAGATCGGAGCGACGGCGACGATACTGACTGAGTACCTCCGGGACCTCGACATCGACCTCGATGACCGTCTGGCGACAGCGTTGCTGTTTGCCATCCGGCGGGAGACGCTGGGGTTCCTGCGCGGCGTGACGGCGGACGAGTACGGTGCGGCCGGCTTTCTGACCGACACGGCCGACTCTGACCTGTTGCGACAGCTCTCCTCGCCGTCTGTCAGCGGCGCGACCGTCGACGCAATCGCCGACGCAATCGCGAACCGGACGGTCCGCGGGTCGGTGCTGATATCTCACGTCGGCCGGACAGGGGAGCGGGACGCGCTCCCGCAGGCGGCCGACTATCTGGCGACGCTTGAGGGCGTCGAGACAGCCATCGTCTTCGGCATTGTCGAAGACGCCATCCAGCTCAGCGCCCGGTCGACGGACTCCCGGGTCAACATCGGCGACGTTCTGAGCGAGTCCCTGGGCGATGTCGGGAGCGCAGGCGGACACCGCGAAATGGCCGGTGGCGAGGTGCCACTCGGTATCTTCGCCGACTACACAAGTGACGACACCGTCCTCGTCGACATCGTCGAGCAAGTGATCTCGGCGCGGCTGTTTGCCGGATTGAATCTCTCGGAAGAGAGCTAG